A window of Vulpes lagopus strain Blue_001 chromosome 21, ASM1834538v1, whole genome shotgun sequence contains these coding sequences:
- the LOC121480362 gene encoding olfactory receptor 8S1-like has product MALRNHSTITEFILLGLSVDSHIQALLFVLFLGIYLLTILGNLLMLLVIKADSHLHTPMYFFLSHLSLTDFCFSTVIVPRLLENLLSQRKTISVEGCLAQVFFLFDFGGTEVCLLSAMAYDRYAAICHPLLYGQVMNNQLYMQLVWGSWSLGFLDALINITLVMNLDFCEAHTIPHYSCELPSLFPLSCSDVSTNLTVLLCSTLLHGFGTFFLIFFSYARIVSTILSISSSLGRSKAFSTCSSHLTAVSFFYGSAFLRHLMPTSGSPLELIFSIQYSVVTPLVNPFIYSLKNKEIKNALRRTLGKFLQQYR; this is encoded by the coding sequence ATGGCTTTGAGGAACCACAGCACCATCACAGAGTTCATCCTCCTTGGGCTGTCTGTTGACTCTCACATCCAGGCTCTGCTCTTTGTGCTTTTCCTTGGGATTTACCTCTTGACTATTTTGGGAAATTTATTGATGCTGTTGGTCATCAAGGCAGATTCCCACCTCCACACACCTATGTACTTCTTCCTGAGTCACCTCTCTCTCACGGACTTTTGTTTCTCTACTGTCATAGTACCCAGGTTGCTGGAGAACCTCCTGTCCCAGAGGAAAACCATTTCAGTGGAGGGCTGCTTGGCTCAAGTCTTCTTTCTGTTTGACTTTGGAGGAACAGAAGTCTGCCTACTGTCAGCAATGGCCTATGATCGTTATGCTGCTATCTGTCACCCACTCCTCTATGGCCAGGTGATGAATAATCAGCTGTATATGCAGCTTGTATGGGGTTCATGGAGCCTGGGGTTTCTAGATGCACTCATTAACATCACCTTAGTAATGAACTTGGATTTCTGTGAGGCCCACACCATCCCCCACTACAGCTGTGAGctgccctccctcttccctttgtcCTGCTCTGATGTCTCTACCAACCTCACTGTCCTGCTCTGTTCCACACTCCTGCATGGCTTTGGTACATTCTTCCTGATATTCTTCTCCTATGCACGCATTGTCTCCACCATCCTGAGCATCAGTTCCTCCTTGGGCAGAAGCAaggccttctccacctgctcctcccacctcacTGCCGTGAGCTTCTTCTATGGCTCAGCTTTCCTCCGTCATCTCATGCCAACCTCAGGCTCACCTCTGGAGCTGATCTTCTCCATACAGTACAGTGTGGTAACTCCCCTAGTAAACCCCTTCATCTACAGCCTGAAAAACAAGGAGATTAAAAATGCACTGAGAAGAACCTTGGGGAAGTTTTTGCAACAGTACAGGTAG
- the LOC121479797 gene encoding olfactory receptor 8S1-like, whose translation MVLGNHSTITEFILLGLSADPHIQVLLFVLFLEIYLLTIMGNLMIMIVTMTDTHLHTPMYFFLSHLSFLDLCLTSVIVPKMLENLVSHKKSVSVEGCLTQAFFVFSIAGTEVFVLSAMAYDRYTAICYPLLYGQLMSKQLCGGLVWVSWALGFLDALINTLMAWNLDFCEVQVIPHFSCELPSLFSLSCSDISTNFTVLVCSAIIHASGTLLLVFFSYTCIVFSILSISSTSGRSKAFSTCSSHLTAVSFFYGSAFLRYFMATSGSPLELIFSIQYSVVTPLINPLIYSLKNKEVKAALKRMLQKGLKQLREQRTSRG comes from the coding sequence ATGGTCTTAGGAAACCACAGCACCATCACAGAATTCATCCTCCTTGGACTGTCTGCTGACCCCCACATCCAGGTTCTGCTCTTTGTGCTTTTCCTAGAAATTTACCTCCTGACCATCATGGGGAACCTGATGATAATGATAGTGACTATGACTGATACCCAtctccacacccccatgtacttcttctTGAGCCACCTCTCCTTCCTGGATCTTTGTTTAACTTCAGTAATTGTGCCCAAGATGCTGGAGAATCTCGTATCTCACAAGAAATCAGTATCAGTAGAAGGTTGCCTCACTCAGGCATTTTTCGTGTTTTCCATCGCCGGAACTGAAGTTTTTGTGCTCTCTgccatggcctatgaccgctatacTGCCATCTGCTACCCCCTGCTCTATGGCCAGCTGATGAGTAAACAGTTGTGTGGGGGTCTGGTATGGGTCTCATGGGCACTGGGCTTTCTGGATGCTCTCATTAACACCCTCATGGCTTGGAATTTGGACTTCTGTGAGGTTCAGGTCATCCCTCACTTCAGCTGTGAACTGCCATCTCTATTCTCTCTATCTTGCTCTGACATCTCCACCAACTTTACGGTCCTGGTGTGCTCTGCCATCATTCATGCCTCTGGAACCTTGCTTCTGGTCTTCTTCTCATATACTTGCATTGTCTTCTCCATCCTGAGCATCAGCTCCACCTCAGGCAGAAGTAaggccttctccacctgctcctcccacctcacTGCAGTGAGCTTTTTCTATGGATCTGCTTTTCTTCGCTATTTCATGGCAACCTCAGGCTCACCTCTGGAGCTGATTTTCTCCATACAGTACAGTGTGGTCACTCCTCTAATAAATCCCCTTATTTACAGCTTGAAGAACAAGGAAGTAAAAGCAGCTCTGAAAAGAATGTTGCAAAAAGGTTTAAAACAGCTCAGAGAGCAGAGAACAAGTAGAGGATGA